The genomic DNA AAAGATGACAAAAAAAGTACAGTATTACATGAAAAAGTGGATTTTTGAGAAAAAAAGGGTTTAACAATTAATATCAAAAACAACTATTCTTATAAAACGAATAGTTGTTTTTTTGTATTCATATTTTCTATAAAAAAATGAATAGTAAACGCTTGTAATTTTTTTAATAAGAAGGATAGCTTGTTATAAGAGTAACTACGATTGTCCGCATAATTTTTTTGAAGTGTAAAAAAAATATAGAGTTATAAATGTGATAGGTGTATTAGTATTTATTTAAAAGACTAAAAAATGTGAAGGAGTTTGAATCGAAATGAAAAAAGTATGTGCTATTTTAATGATTTCTGCGTCAGTTTTAGGAATGGTGCCCAGTAATGCACCAATTTTTACAGCAGAAATAAATTATGCGCATGAAAATGAATTACAAATGAATCCGTTTGTTATAGCGTTTATCGATAAAGTGAAGCAAAATTTAGTTTTAGATGATAATTATCATACAGTAAAATTAACTGAGGCTGCAACGGATGAGAAGATTCAAAAATTGTACGCAGAAGCTACAGCACTATTGGTAAAACAATCAAGTGTTTTATCGAGTGAAGAGAAACAAATTATTTGTTAAAGGCTATGAGGAATGAATTAAAGAAAGACCAAAATCAAGCGTATGAGGAAGAAAAAATTAAGTATTATCAACAGCAATTTAATGAATTGTTTAATGATTCGAATAATCAAATGTTAAAGGAGACAATTACTGGCTCCCAATTATTAACATTATTTGAAAGTTTTATTGAATATAAATCCGAACGTAGAAATCGGGACGAAAATATCATGAATCGTATTTCGAATTTATTTGAAATTCTAAATGGTGCTATTGTTCTTTGGTCAAATGAGTTGGAAAAGAAAGTTGATGATTTATTTTCAGTTAGGGAGGAAGCATTAAAAGAAACAGTTTCTCAATCAGACATTGAGCAATTGGCAAGTGATGCAGAAGAATTAGATAAGTTGGGTGTATCATATGCTTATGTAGAAAAAATTACACATAAAGTAAAATTGGTAGCAAAAGCTGTTAAATTTATTTATGAAATGCCGCAAGATACACTTGTTCGTGAAATTTCTATAGCATCTACTAAGCAAGAAGAATAATGAAAGTAATTTGTTTGGCTGTTTACATCATAAAAAATGTTATTTTATAAAAGAATTGCTAAAGCTTTGCAATAAAGAATCTATTGATATGATTAGTTTTTTCGTATTTTTTAAAAGAAAAGACTTTTGGAATCTCAACATTTGTTTTAAGTAGGGATCATGAATATAAGTAAATAAGAAAAAATAGTATTAACAAATTATACTGAATAAACAAAAGAAGTAGTAGTTCCATTAATGTCAGGAGAATTGAAATGAGTGATTTAATAAAATTACCGAATATAGGAGTAGTTTTAGAAAAGAAACTACTTTTAGCAGGAATTGAAAACCAAGAAAAGCTAAAAAAATCGGGAGTAAAGAAGCTTTTTTTCGTATACGATTGCAAAGTGACTCAGATGCATGTTTACATATGCTTTATGGGTTGGAAGGAGCAATAGAAGGTGTAAATGATATTTGTTTATCTCAAGAAACAAAAGAAGAATTGAAAGCATATTATAATTCATTAAAATAACTTTACATTATTCCTACTAAAAATAACTAACTAGTTTATATTAGAAGTTCTGTTTATTCAAACATTAAAGGAAGAAAAAGGTTTGTATGCAAATTTATGCTCATGAAAGAGGTAACCCTTATGGATGCACATATTTTATAAGTTTTCATGAAATAGAGTTAGTGATACTGTTAGTGTGGAAAGATAATTTTTTTACTTATAACAAGCAAGAAGTGGAAAATAATTTAAATAAGATGGCCGATGTAAGCACCTCAGCAAAAAGAACAATCTATCAATTCATTGAAAAGACTAATTCTTTGTTGTATCTATCCTATAAAGAATTACATTAGAATAACAAACCAAAAAGCAAGCCCGTAGCGAATAGGCTTGCTTTTTGTGTATCTGTACGTTTTAATATGGGATACTTTTAGTATGTTTTCGTTTCTATATATTTTTTCTATTGTAATAGATATCAAAAAATAAGAAGTAATTCATTGGAAAAGATATTTTGAGTAGTTAAATTATTTTTTTAGTTATGATAAACTATAGCTATAAAAAGTTTTAGAAAAAGAGCAAAAAAAAACACACATTTTTAACCAAAGGGGTTAACAAATGTATGTGATACAGAATCATAGTTTGTTGTCCAAAGGGGACAATCAAATTACACATTCAATATAACATGAATCTGTACATAATGCAATAGTCAAATATAGGATATTGAGGAGAATACTAGTGAAAGAAACAGTATCGGTTTTTATGGATGAAAGTGGCAAAAATAAAAATGAAATTAGTCTGATTGGAAGTGTGGTCGTCCCTAATAATTTTTATTGTTCAAAAAGTGTTATGGAGCTAAATGATAAACTAAAGAGAGAAGAAATAAGTTTCCATTTGACCGATTATAAAAAAAGTCAATTAAAAGATTATTTAAACTTATTTGATTTATTTGTTTCAAATGAAAATTTACTTCGATTCAATGTAGTAGCTTTTAAGCGTGGAAGATTTAGTAATCATATGTTGAAAGGAAAAATTGATGATATGGTATATTCAAAAATACCAGAGCGATCAATCTATGGATCATTGAGAGGGTACAGTTCATTTACTGAGGTTGAAGCAAATATCTATATTGAGTACGCAACAGATTATGAAAAAAGAGGTTTAGATAAGTTAATTAAGAATCAGCTTAATATTCATTCTTTGTATAGATACGATCATTTTAAAGTGGTTAAAGCAAAGCTAATATATAAAAATACTGAAATTGGATTAGAATTTACTGATGCTTGTTTAGGTGTTTTAAGGAATATAATTGAAAATAGAGATGTAAAGACAACAAGTAGTAGTAAAGTTAGTAGGACCTTAATTTACAAAAAGCAGTTGGTTTATGAACTTATTAATAGACATAGAAACTTTTTTGAGCATATTGATTTATTTGAATTAGACGATAAAGGATTACTTGAACGAATTGATATGCGTAAATATATAAATCTTTTCCAATCAAAATATCTAAAAGAGAAGGAGTTATATGGTGAGGTAGCAGAAGTATACGGAGATTCTAAATATCATGTGAAACGAAAACCAAGAAAAATTCCTTATAGACAATGAGGACAAATTTATCATAGTTATTGTTATTAAAAATGTGAGGTCAGAAACTTAAAAAGTTTTTGGCCTCTTTGCTTTTTCGTGCTATACTTGGAATTATCAAGTGTCAAAAACTTATGTTCAGAAAAGGTGAGGAAATTTTTGTCCATTTATGGTTATTCAAGAGTGAGTACTAGTAATCAAGATTACAAAACCCAGATTCAAAAACTAGAACGAGCTGGAGCAGAAAAAATCTTCAGTGAAAAATATACTGGAACAAAAAAAGAAGGAAGGAAAGAATTAGAAGAACTACTTTCTATTGTAAAAACTGGCGATAAAGTTTTAGTGACGAAAATTGATCGGTTGGCTAGAAGTATTGTTGATTTAAATTCAATTATCTCTTCTTTAAACAATTCAGGAGTGACTATCATCTTCTTAGATAATGCCCTAACCTTTGAGCCAAATAAAAGTGATTCTATGCAAACGTTAATGATGAATATGCTGGGTAGCTTTGCGCAATTTGAAAGAGATTTAATCGTGACGAGAACGCAAGAAGGGAAACAGTGGCATCGAGCGAACAATAAAAATTATCGAGAAGGACGTCCGAAAAGAGTACTAAATGATAAATACAAACATGCACTAGAGTTAATGGAAACAAACAGCATGCGAGAAGTGGAAAGGAAAACAGGTATTTCTTTATCTACTCTCAAACGAATCAAGAAACAAGCAAAGGAAGAACAGTTACTTAGTGAGAAATAATTCAGGAGTACTTATAATGGAAAATAGAGAGAAAATTATTCAGTTGTTCAAAAATCCTTTAGTAACAGGTTATGGGATTGAGATAATGTCAAACGGGCGACTTTATTCAGCAAACTTCCAAAGATATAAGAATCGAGTAAAGAAAGAAGAAAACCCATTGATATTTTTGAGAGCATGACAGCAAAGGTTGAGCAGTTATTTTTAGAATTAGCTGAAGAAGTCATACGAACGAACCCTAAAACAAAACAAGAATTCAAGGAAATGATTAAAGAATATAGTTATAAGGAGGATAACAAATGGTAGTTCGAAAAACATATGATCATTGGGGGATCGAAATCAGCACATGGAACAAAAGTAATATAGTTACTTTTATTGATTGTGACTGCGGGCAATTAGCTAAAAGAGAACTAGGAAAGTATAATCAGTTTAAATGTGATAGCTGCAATAAAGAATACAAATTGTATCAAGGCAACTATATCGCAATTGATGAAAAAATAAATGAAGTAGCTCAAAACGATTGAAAAAGTAAAAAGATTTTTAATTGTGTGCTTTCAATAATTTAAAAAAGGTGGAGAGTTTAATGAATTTTGGATATTTGAATTTTGGAACAAAAGACGCTGTTTTAGTGATCGCAATATTTATTATCTTAATTTTGACGGTACTGTTTCGTTGGTCAGCTTTAGAATTTGTCTTTTCTTCAGGTGCAGTAGGAATTGCTTTTTTTGCTGGAAATATGAAACAAGACAAAAGGATATCAGATAGGCAAAACAAAAAGATAGATAAGAGGTAAATGAAATAATAGCGAAAACGATGCACGACTCCAATAGGGATTTTAACTATTTCTTGAAGGTGTACCAGATAAAGAAGTTGAAGAAAAAAAGGTATTAACAGACGAGACGGACTCTTAAAAGGTATCGTCAGCATTACGGAGTTACTGCAGAAAAGAGAAAGAAGAAAAAATAAAGTAGAGAAAAATTCTACTCCATAAAAAAATACTTGTTTGATTCTGTATTACGTTAAACGACAAATTGTTATAATTTGATTAAAATATTAAATATGATATAATTTTTTATAATTTAGTCTGAATTACAATTAGTTGATTAGCATTATTTCTACAGAGGAGATGATAAAATGGGTATATTTACTAATTTTTCTGATTTTTTAGAAGAAAGAAGAAAAAAGAAACATGATAAAATAAGAAAAAAAGCTGAAGCTATGAAGCGTCAAGGTAAAAGCCCAGTAAAGAAGGGCTGGGGAACAATGGTCGATACTGGATCAGGTGGAATAAACAAAAACCCAATTGATAGAGTTTACGATATAGGACAACAACAGAAAAATTTATCTTCTAAAAGTGATGAAAAAAATAAATTTTCAGAATACCAAAAAATAAAGAAAAGAAGTTAAAAATCTTCTTTTCTTTATTTTTTGGAATTAAATTAATTATCTTGCTTGACTAATAAGTCTGTAGCTTTTAAAGATGATGGAATAGGATAAGGTCCTCCTTGAAGATAGAGAGTTCCTGCGTAGGTTCTCCAATTTCCTGGAGCATAGCCTGTAGAAATTAGTGTCAAATATCCGTGGGATCGACGCTCAACTGCTGTATTTTCGACTGAAACATAAATTGTTGCAGGCGGGTATCCAACGTACGAACGGTAAGTTGTGTAATACCAAGTGCTAGGAGCATATGCTGCACGTTGTTGGATAGCGTCGGTAGTAGATAAGTTAGACGATAATTGTTCATTTAAAACATCGTGTGCATAAGATTCTTGTGATGGAGTAACATTTGACTCTTGTGATTCTGCATTTGTCTGTTGGGAAAATCCGAATAGAATGATACTAGCAAGAAATAAAAATAAAACACTTTTAAATTTCATAATTAACTCCATTTTCTATAATTAAATGTTAATTAATATTTAATTATAAGTCAAGAATTTATAAAATCGCGAATTGTAAAATTAAGTTAGAAAAATAAAAAGGCATTTATGGTACACTCAAATTGTATTTCCGACGAAAGAAAACAAAGGAGTGTAACCATAAATGACCTACAAACATCTTACCATAGACGAACTGACAATGATAGAATCATATTATCTTCAACATAATAAACCGGTTGAAATCGCTAACCGAATGGGACGTGCTATACAAACTATTTATAATGTAGTCAATAAGTTCAAGCAAGGCAAGACTGCTCTTGATTATTGGCACCAGTATAAAGAAAATAAGAAAAAATGTGGTAGAAAAGTCATTCAATTACCTGCTCATGAAGTAGATTACATTAAAGAGAAAGTCACTCTTGGTTGGACGCCTGACGTCATTATCGGGCGAAAAGAAAGGCCTGTTTCATGCGGTATGAGAACACTTTATCGTTTATTTTCTAAAGGGATATTTGATATTGACACACTACCGATGAAAGGTAAAAGAAAACCCAATGGCCATCAGGAAAAACGGGGAAAACAACAATATCAGCGCTCAATCCATGATCGACCTGATAATTATCCTGATTTCAATTCTGAGTTTGGTCACCTTGAAGGTGATACGATCGTTGGCATTCATCATAAAAGTGCCGTCATTACTTTAGTTGAAAGATTATCTAAAGTCATTATCACGATTAAACCCAACGGCCGTAAGGCATTAGATATTGAAACCGCCCTTAATCAATGGTTTTCTCGCTTCCCTAAAAACTTCTTTAAATCTATTACGTTTGACTGTGGAAAAGAATTTTCTAACTGGAAAGCCATTAGTAACCAACACGATATTGATATATATTTTGCGGACCCTGGAACACCTTCTCAACGCCCATTAAACGAGAATTCTAACGGGATTCTGCGTCGTAATGGACTGCCGAAATCAATGGATTTTAGAGAAGTGAATCAGACATTTATTTCCAGTGTCAGCAATCAACGTAATCATATTCCAAGAAAATCATTGAATTACAGAACACCAATTGAGATATTTTTGAGCTATGTACAAGAAGCATTTTATTCTAACTTAATTTGACAAATCATATAATAAGAAAATGTATGGAATAAGATATAAGATGGTTGTGTCATTTTTAACTAAAGCAATCAAAGTTAGAAACTTAAAATAAAACTTGATTTAGGACTTTTGTATGATTTATTTTAGCTGTATTTATGATTTAATAAAACTAACTATTATTTCTTATTATAGTTGTCCTTTATGAAAGCGCTGTTTTTCGGTGTGCTTCGTCTATATTAACAACACTAATAAAAAGAGGATTTATTCAAAGTAAATAATAGGGAAAAAGTCGATAGAATAAGCAATAGTAATCGTTAAAAAAGGGAGATGCTAATATGGATATAACGGATAAAGAAAATTTTCAAAAACAGATGGATTTTTTGAAGAGACATAATTTTTACCAATATGTTTATCAATTTCGATGGCTATTTGTGTTTATACCAGTACTTGTTTTTTTGATCTTATTTTTATCGATTTTTCTTGGCTGATAATAGTAAAAGGCATATTATTAATGGGAATATTGATCAGTGAATATTATGTTATGTATCGTTTCTTTAAACCAATTGCTCTTGATGAAAAACAAGATTTCTCTAGTGTTCAGCTATTCCTTAACCTTTTTATATTTAATGCATTATTCATGTTTGTTATGCTAACAAACTTTCATCAAGTTTTTGTAGGAAAAGAATTTATTATTTTTGGTTCATTAATAGGCTCGTTGTTTTTTGGTAGTTTCATGGGTGGAATATTTACGATTTGCTTAAAGGAACAACTAAAAGAATACCAGAAGCTAATGAATCAATTTACAGATATAAAGAAAGAAGTACATTGATGAAAAATAGAATTAGTTAGAACAGCCATGTGTGGTGAAATATTGTAGTATATTACTTGTTAAGGACGATGAACAGGATGAGTATCAAAAAATATTTACTTTTTTATATTATTAGCACATGTGCCATTATTTTTGTTTCTCTTACTTTTTTCTTTTTACCTCTAAAATCGATTGAT from Enterococcus faecalis includes the following:
- a CDS encoding recombinase family protein — translated: MSIYGYSRVSTSNQDYKTQIQKLERAGAEKIFSEKYTGTKKEGRKELEELLSIVKTGDKVLVTKIDRLARSIVDLNSIISSLNNSGVTIIFLDNALTFEPNKSDSMQTLMMNMLGSFAQFERDLIVTRTQEGKQWHRANNKNYREGRPKRVLNDKYKHALELMETNSMREVERKTGISLSTLKRIKKQAKEEQLLSEK
- the uvrC gene encoding ultraviolet resistance protein UvrA repressor UvrC, which produces MVVRKTYDHWGIEISTWNKSNIVTFIDCDCGQLAKRELGKYNQFKCDSCNKEYKLYQGNYIAIDEKINEVAQND
- a CDS encoding IS30-like element IS6770 family transposase, translated to MTYKHLTIDELTMIESYYLQHNKPVEIANRMGRAIQTIYNVVNKFKQGKTALDYWHQYKENKKKCGRKVIQLPAHEVDYIKEKVTLGWTPDVIIGRKERPVSCGMRTLYRLFSKGIFDIDTLPMKGKRKPNGHQEKRGKQQYQRSIHDRPDNYPDFNSEFGHLEGDTIVGIHHKSAVITLVERLSKVIITIKPNGRKALDIETALNQWFSRFPKNFFKSITFDCGKEFSNWKAISNQHDIDIYFADPGTPSQRPLNENSNGILRRNGLPKSMDFREVNQTFISSVSNQRNHIPRKSLNYRTPIEIFLSYVQEAFYSNLI